The proteins below are encoded in one region of Candidatus Methanoperedens sp.:
- a CDS encoding metal-dependent hydrolase, whose translation MFLFGHLGVTLALFFILGYLVPGFRNHINYWYVALGAVLPDIIDKLVGRVLFPYSLASGHLIAHTLAFVLILAVAGLIRFRDHGDARILLISGASLLHLLEDRLWTQPALLLWPLFGWGLPHGTPPDNWIDYFTIMFRRSIHPEFSFDFVAEAVGFAVIAICVLACLISRRKARK comes from the coding sequence ATGTTCCTCTTCGGGCACCTGGGCGTCACACTTGCGCTTTTTTTCATCCTCGGATATCTTGTTCCCGGATTCAGGAACCATATCAATTACTGGTACGTGGCTCTGGGCGCGGTACTGCCGGATATTATTGATAAACTGGTCGGAAGAGTTCTTTTCCCGTATTCTCTTGCCAGCGGGCATCTCATTGCCCATACTCTCGCATTCGTTCTTATCCTCGCAGTTGCAGGATTAATAAGATTCAGGGATCACGGGGATGCTCGCATCCTTCTCATTTCGGGCGCTTCCCTCCTCCACCTGCTGGAAGACCGCCTCTGGACACAGCCTGCGCTTCTTCTCTGGCCCCTCTTCGGATGGGGCTTACCGCATGGTACTCCCCCGGATAACTGGATCGATTATTTCACGATCATGTTCAGGAGATCTATACATCCTGAATTCTCTTTTGATTTCGTCGCGGAGGCCGTCGGGTTCGCTGTGATAGCGATCTGTGTACTGGCATGCCTCATTTCCCGGAGAAAAGCAAGAAAATAG